The Limisphaerales bacterium genome includes a region encoding these proteins:
- the murD gene encoding UDP-N-acetylmuramoyl-L-alanine--D-glutamate ligase: MDWAGKNACVIGLGRSGISAAELLLQQGATVTAVDNTDTCVLQQTAAALTEKGATCRLGVDEIPDAFDLAVISPGVPLALPMVASLRSRGVQIWGEMELGWRFTECPVIAITGTNGKTTTTEWVASLLSQAQCRTVASGNIGTPLCTVVSQTRELDAVTLEVSSFQLETIADFRPAIGVLLNLAPDHLDRHGSMGKYIRAKARLFENQKPIDYAIVQLEALRELEKLDLSPPSKIITFSATDASADLHMDRRLLVSQLPGWPGPLLDLDEWAIDGLHNAENLMATFAVGYCQKISVDKIKATMSRSHVGPHRCEIVAEIGGVRFVNDSKATNVHALCGALQSMPTGNSQKNIWLIAGGQDKGLDFLAAGPEIARRVKGAFLIGEAREQILGDWTLFSPCKTVANLLEAVAEARRKAVPGDVVLLSPACASFDQFDSYEHRGREFCQAIVGLNTGTRTDD, encoded by the coding sequence ATGGATTGGGCAGGGAAAAACGCGTGTGTGATCGGGCTTGGCCGCAGCGGCATATCTGCGGCGGAGCTATTGCTGCAACAAGGCGCAACAGTCACCGCAGTGGATAACACGGACACGTGCGTGCTGCAGCAAACCGCTGCTGCCCTCACCGAAAAAGGGGCAACGTGCCGGCTTGGTGTGGATGAGATTCCGGATGCTTTTGATCTTGCCGTGATCAGCCCGGGGGTGCCTTTAGCGTTGCCAATGGTCGCCAGCCTGCGTTCACGCGGCGTTCAAATTTGGGGAGAAATGGAATTAGGCTGGCGATTCACCGAATGCCCTGTCATCGCCATCACTGGCACCAACGGCAAAACCACCACCACCGAATGGGTCGCCTCGCTCCTGAGCCAAGCGCAGTGCCGCACGGTCGCTTCCGGTAATATTGGCACGCCACTTTGCACGGTGGTGAGCCAAACCCGTGAACTTGATGCGGTGACGCTTGAGGTGAGTTCCTTTCAGCTTGAGACCATTGCGGACTTTCGCCCCGCCATTGGAGTGCTGCTCAATCTCGCCCCGGACCATTTAGACCGGCATGGTTCGATGGGAAAATACATTCGCGCCAAAGCGCGTTTGTTTGAAAACCAAAAGCCCATCGATTACGCGATCGTTCAACTCGAAGCCCTGCGCGAATTGGAAAAACTCGATCTATCGCCTCCCTCGAAAATCATTACCTTTAGTGCGACCGATGCCTCCGCTGATTTGCATATGGACCGCCGGTTGCTTGTGAGTCAGTTGCCCGGATGGCCCGGACCGTTACTTGACCTTGATGAATGGGCGATCGACGGCCTGCACAACGCCGAAAATCTGATGGCCACGTTCGCGGTGGGGTATTGCCAGAAAATTTCCGTCGACAAAATTAAAGCCACGATGAGTCGTAGTCACGTCGGGCCGCATCGCTGTGAGATTGTGGCTGAAATTGGAGGCGTGCGATTTGTGAACGACTCGAAAGCCACTAACGTCCACGCCCTATGTGGCGCATTGCAATCAATGCCGACGGGCAATTCACAGAAAAATATTTGGCTGATCGCGGGCGGGCAGGACAAGGGGTTGGATTTTCTCGCGGCCGGCCCGGAAATTGCCCGACGGGTGAAAGGCGCCTTTTTGATCGGTGAGGCACGAGAGCAAATTCTTGGTGATTGGACCCTCTTTTCGCCTTGTAAAACGGTGGCAAATCTGCTAGAAGCAGTGGCAGAAGCAAGGAGGAAAGCTGTTCCCGGAGATGTGGTTTTGCTGTCACCGGCTTGTGCCAGTTTTGATCAATTTGACAGCTATGAACACCGGGGCCGCGAGTTTTGCCAGGCAATCGTCGGGTTAAACACGGGCACCCGAACCGACGATTGA
- a CDS encoding UDP-N-acetylmuramoyl-tripeptide--D-alanyl-D-alanine ligase, which translates to MEPRSLQFILDACHGEAHGIDPATPVHRVCTDTRKLQPGDLFVALRGDNFDGNQFATAAIEAGAVAVVVDASCDGPSLVVPDTRRAFGQLAAAHRAEMEAVVFGIAGSNGKTSTKEMLAAILRAQMETLHSEASFNNDVGVPSTLLAIEPSHRAAVLELGTNHPGELAPLVSMAAPQFGLLTGIGREHMEFFKTLEGVAREEGVLGELLPAGGKLFLYGDDKWSQSIAERSNAPVIRVGFAEPNDWRVGTVEVTESGTTFEVHAPSIELSGNYTTPLLGRHQAANGTLAIAAAAELGLSRDAITRGLAECPVSAMRLQLSEKNGVRWLNDAYNANADSVRAALDTLASLPMKGNRFAVLGDMAELGSHAESAHREAGERAANCVNGLIAVGEQASVTTAAAREAGLAQAEAVPDIGAASELLRNWLQPGDSILLKASRAERLEQLEELI; encoded by the coding sequence ATGGAGCCGAGATCACTCCAATTCATACTTGATGCCTGCCACGGTGAAGCGCATGGCATCGATCCGGCCACACCTGTTCACCGTGTTTGTACCGACACCCGGAAGCTTCAGCCCGGCGATTTATTCGTAGCTTTGCGCGGGGATAATTTTGATGGAAACCAATTCGCGACCGCCGCCATTGAGGCCGGTGCGGTTGCCGTGGTGGTGGATGCCTCATGCGACGGGCCGTCCTTGGTCGTGCCCGACACCCGCCGCGCGTTCGGGCAATTGGCCGCCGCTCACCGCGCGGAAATGGAAGCGGTTGTGTTCGGCATCGCCGGCTCAAACGGCAAAACATCAACCAAGGAAATGCTCGCTGCAATTCTGCGTGCGCAAATGGAAACCCTTCACAGTGAAGCCAGTTTTAATAATGACGTGGGCGTGCCATCCACGCTGTTAGCCATTGAGCCGAGCCATCGCGCCGCTGTGTTGGAACTGGGCACGAATCATCCCGGCGAGTTGGCGCCCCTTGTTTCGATGGCCGCACCACAATTCGGATTGCTCACCGGAATCGGCCGAGAACACATGGAATTTTTTAAAACGCTCGAAGGCGTGGCCCGGGAGGAGGGCGTGCTGGGCGAATTGTTGCCGGCCGGTGGAAAACTTTTTCTGTATGGCGATGATAAATGGAGTCAATCCATTGCCGAACGCAGCAATGCCCCGGTGATCCGCGTAGGGTTTGCTGAACCAAACGACTGGCGCGTGGGTACCGTGGAAGTGACTGAAAGCGGAACGACATTTGAAGTACACGCACCATCTATCGAGCTCAGTGGAAATTACACCACCCCACTGCTCGGCCGCCATCAGGCCGCCAACGGCACGCTGGCCATCGCGGCGGCGGCGGAGTTGGGTCTTAGTCGAGACGCCATCACGCGTGGCTTGGCCGAATGCCCGGTGTCGGCGATGCGTTTGCAGTTGAGTGAAAAAAACGGCGTGCGCTGGCTGAATGACGCCTACAACGCCAATGCCGATTCAGTGCGCGCCGCGCTGGATACATTGGCCAGCCTGCCAATGAAAGGGAATCGCTTTGCCGTGCTGGGCGATATGGCCGAGCTGGGCAGTCACGCCGAATCTGCGCACCGGGAGGCGGGGGAGCGTGCGGCGAATTGTGTGAATGGGTTGATCGCAGTCGGCGAACAGGCATCGGTCACCACGGCGGCTGCTCGCGAGGCAGGATTGGCTCAGGCCGAAGCCGTGCCGGATATCGGAGCGGCATCTGAGTTGTTACGGAATTGGTTGCAGCCGGGTGACAGCATTTTACTAAAGGCTTCACGCGCCGAGCGATTGGAGCAACTTGAAGAATTGATTTAA
- a CDS encoding LysM peptidoglycan-binding domain-containing protein, which translates to MAVIVVVLLHVALFTGILFNACKQKDEAAEGPKSTAEQMAEIAGPAPQPKNESMPDPVVTPPIGSGGFNGDPIPAPVASLPISAPPIGVTPTGLANTGVPQPVHSAIPSPIPPAPVTGTVEHVVTKGDSFYSIGKKYGVGMNAVSKANPNIVPTRLRIGQKIIIPAATPKPLAALPPANSVPDAPNTYTVKKGDTLGHIALKHRTKVANLKSMNGLTSDFLKIGQKLTVPMRASAPALPTPIPSAPPALSPTTGLPISVPVVPEAVGPPSSSVAPPPPAE; encoded by the coding sequence ATGGCAGTCATCGTTGTGGTGCTGTTGCACGTGGCACTGTTTACCGGCATTTTGTTTAATGCCTGCAAACAAAAAGATGAGGCTGCCGAAGGCCCTAAATCCACCGCCGAGCAAATGGCAGAAATCGCCGGCCCGGCGCCCCAGCCTAAAAACGAGTCGATGCCCGATCCGGTGGTGACTCCGCCGATCGGAAGCGGAGGATTCAATGGCGATCCCATTCCCGCACCGGTGGCCTCACTGCCCATCTCCGCACCGCCCATTGGCGTTACTCCAACGGGTTTGGCAAACACAGGTGTGCCTCAGCCCGTTCACTCAGCGATTCCCTCGCCAATTCCGCCCGCACCGGTCACCGGCACAGTCGAGCATGTCGTGACCAAGGGGGACTCCTTTTATTCCATCGGCAAAAAATATGGCGTGGGAATGAATGCCGTGTCGAAGGCTAATCCGAATATCGTTCCCACCCGATTACGCATCGGACAGAAAATCATCATCCCCGCTGCGACACCAAAGCCATTGGCTGCGCTGCCCCCGGCCAACAGTGTGCCCGATGCGCCCAACACGTACACCGTGAAAAAGGGTGACACGCTTGGCCACATTGCACTTAAACATCGCACCAAAGTTGCCAACCTAAAATCGATGAACGGATTGACATCTGATTTCCTTAAGATCGGCCAAAAACTCACCGTACCCATGAGAGCATCCGCACCCGCATTGCCGACGCCAATTCCGTCCGCACCCCCGGCGTTGTCGCCAACCACCGGATTGCCGATCAGCGTGCCCGTGGTACCCGAAGCGGTTGGGCCACCGAGCAGTAGTGTGGCACCTCCTCCGCCCGCGGAGTAA
- a CDS encoding UDP-N-acetylmuramoyl-L-alanyl-D-glutamate--2,6-diaminopimelate ligase, translated as MTGAELLHDLPFELVRGSLEIPIIGLAYDSRRVTPGTAFITLPGTRVDGHDFAAAAIHQGASLVITGRAMKLPGRTTIVQVDNPRAVLAQLAARFHGEPAQRLHLIGITGTNGKTTVAFLVRELLRGLGRHCGLIGTVEYDLGDRVIPAARTTPESLELHGYFSGMVRAGCEICVIEISSHALEQSRVAGLNFQTTAFTNLTQDHLDYHGDMERYFAAKRILFTQQPVEGQRLVNADSPYGQRLANEFSVTTFGESNSDLDLRISQLNLGQKKTQFTLGSIDFTMPLIGRHNVSNAAAALGIVRAMGIEMADCVPLLAAMPPVPGRLEPLHEGQPFAVYVDYAHTDDALRQVLVTLREITPGRLRVLFGCGGNRDTGKRQKMGEAAAALADDIIITTDNPRRENPYLIAEQIAEGCPGKNRIELDRERAIDEILREAKPGDTVLIAGKGHETYQEINDTVMPFDDRQIARAVLATLNKGC; from the coding sequence ATGACGGGTGCCGAGTTGCTTCATGATTTGCCGTTCGAACTAGTGCGCGGCAGTCTCGAAATCCCCATCATCGGTCTTGCCTACGATTCGCGTCGCGTCACTCCGGGCACGGCCTTCATCACGCTCCCCGGCACGCGCGTCGATGGTCACGATTTCGCTGCGGCCGCGATTCATCAGGGTGCTTCACTCGTCATCACCGGCCGCGCCATGAAGTTGCCCGGCCGAACGACTATTGTTCAAGTGGATAACCCACGCGCGGTGTTGGCGCAATTAGCCGCTCGTTTTCACGGTGAACCCGCGCAACGTCTTCACTTGATTGGCATCACCGGCACCAACGGTAAAACCACCGTCGCCTTCCTCGTGCGCGAACTCCTGCGAGGGCTTGGCCGCCACTGCGGCCTCATTGGAACAGTGGAGTATGATCTCGGCGATCGCGTAATTCCCGCTGCCCGCACCACGCCCGAATCCCTTGAGCTGCACGGATATTTTTCCGGAATGGTTCGTGCCGGATGCGAGATATGCGTGATTGAAATCAGCTCACACGCACTCGAGCAATCCCGAGTGGCGGGACTGAACTTTCAAACCACCGCCTTCACCAACCTCACGCAAGATCACCTCGATTACCATGGTGACATGGAGCGTTACTTTGCCGCGAAGCGCATACTCTTCACCCAACAACCCGTTGAGGGTCAACGCCTCGTTAATGCCGATAGTCCGTACGGCCAACGCCTCGCCAATGAATTTTCCGTCACGACTTTTGGCGAATCAAATTCGGATTTGGATCTGCGTATTTCCCAACTCAATTTAGGCCAGAAAAAAACTCAATTCACCTTGGGCAGCATTGACTTCACTATGCCGCTCATTGGCCGACATAATGTTTCCAACGCTGCCGCCGCTCTGGGCATTGTCCGCGCCATGGGAATTGAAATGGCCGACTGCGTTCCGTTGCTCGCGGCAATGCCCCCGGTGCCCGGCCGGCTCGAGCCCTTGCACGAAGGGCAGCCCTTTGCGGTTTACGTGGATTATGCGCACACGGATGATGCCCTGCGTCAAGTGCTCGTCACGTTGCGGGAAATTACCCCCGGCCGCCTGCGCGTGCTCTTCGGGTGTGGCGGAAATCGCGATACCGGGAAACGTCAGAAAATGGGTGAAGCCGCCGCCGCCTTGGCCGATGATATAATTATCACCACCGACAATCCGCGCCGCGAAAATCCATATCTCATAGCCGAACAAATTGCCGAAGGCTGCCCCGGCAAAAACCGGATTGAGCTCGACCGCGAGCGGGCCATTGACGAAATTTTGCGCGAAGCCAAACCGGGCGACACCGTGCTCATCGCCGGTAAAGGCCACGAAACCTATCAGGAAATTAATGACACCGTGATGCCGTTCGATGACCGTCAAATAGCACGCGCCGTGCTCGCCACTTTAAACAAAGGTTGCTGA
- a CDS encoding UDP-N-acetylglucosamine--N-acetylmuramyl-(pentapeptide) pyrophosphoryl-undecaprenol N-acetylglucosamine transferase, translated as MPLHVAIACGGTGGHFFPGVAVARELQRSGARVTLVVSEKPVDQQAVATVPDIPHWSVPAVGFSARHPIRFLLGLRAAKKCVRRHFEIDRPQAVLAMGGFTSAAPIWEGRRLGAATFLHESNAIPGRANRLLARSADEIFVGFEAAASHFRGRARVTGTPVREAFRKQPTIAEPLLLITGGSQGARAINQLVTARKLTDLPILHLCGPDDLASVKTAYAKHSPHAEVHAFCEDMPLALARASLVISRAGASSLAEFAAARVPVVLIPLPNAADDHQRANSQVAEQGGGAIVLEQNEITPELLSERVQELMNDSSRLHKMSEAIGKLDAPDAARQISSRILEHLG; from the coding sequence ATGCCTCTCCACGTGGCCATTGCGTGTGGAGGGACCGGCGGCCATTTCTTCCCCGGCGTGGCAGTGGCCCGTGAACTGCAGCGATCCGGCGCGCGGGTGACGCTCGTGGTTTCCGAAAAACCGGTTGACCAGCAAGCCGTTGCGACTGTGCCGGATATTCCACATTGGAGCGTGCCTGCGGTGGGCTTCAGTGCGCGGCATCCCATTCGTTTTCTACTCGGGTTACGCGCGGCGAAGAAATGTGTTCGTCGTCATTTTGAAATAGACCGGCCTCAAGCCGTACTGGCAATGGGAGGCTTCACCTCCGCAGCACCCATTTGGGAGGGGCGGCGCCTCGGCGCGGCTACGTTTTTGCATGAATCTAATGCAATTCCCGGACGGGCGAACCGTTTACTGGCGCGCAGTGCGGATGAAATTTTTGTGGGCTTCGAGGCTGCGGCTAGCCATTTCCGCGGGCGGGCCAGAGTGACCGGCACGCCTGTGCGGGAGGCCTTCCGCAAGCAACCCACAATAGCGGAACCGTTGTTGCTGATCACCGGCGGCAGTCAAGGTGCTCGCGCAATTAACCAATTGGTGACAGCAAGAAAATTGACCGACTTACCAATCCTCCATCTTTGTGGTCCGGATGATTTGGCTTCGGTGAAAACCGCATACGCCAAGCACTCCCCGCACGCGGAAGTTCACGCGTTTTGTGAGGACATGCCTTTGGCTCTGGCGCGTGCGTCATTAGTCATTAGTCGGGCGGGAGCTTCTTCTCTGGCAGAATTTGCCGCCGCGCGAGTGCCGGTGGTATTAATTCCACTCCCCAATGCAGCGGACGATCATCAACGCGCCAATTCCCAGGTGGCAGAGCAGGGGGGAGGTGCAATTGTGTTGGAGCAAAACGAAATCACTCCCGAGCTCTTATCCGAACGGGTTCAGGAGTTGATGAATGATTCTTCCCGCCTTCACAAAATGTCTGAAGCCATCGGCAAACTCGATGCGCCCGATGCAGCGCGGCAAATTTCCAGCCGCATTCTTGAGCATTTGGGATAA
- the murC gene encoding UDP-N-acetylmuramate--L-alanine ligase yields the protein MKRLNRETMAHWLANARPGAPVYLVGIGGCGMSGLAHLLLDAGFAVRGSDLRENKEVRQLRERGAGIFIGHAPEQLQNAQPELVVYSSAIRTNNPELSVAEALGAPVARRAVLLAALAHRCRSVCIAGMHGKTTTTALLAHALEVIGATPGFAVGALAPQLGRHARGGEREGGDSFFVVETDESDGTLREFYPHQSIVLNIDEEHLDFYSDFKAVCDEFSTFAEQTSGTLFYCADDPRLEELYGDRPEAVTFGFDPSANYRAQIQPDHSFTVWRGTVNLGEFTIRLIGEKNISNAVAAIAFLHHNGFAEREINRAVAGFRGVERRQQEIFCDDRFRIFDDYGHHPREITATIRAIKEHCGGRLLVAFQPHRYSRTQYLLGEFSESFDGADLLWITEVYAASESPIAEVNGQRLAAAISKQGQPAVYADSLEVLRGMVHEALRPGDVVVFLGAGDITGVAHQVGEDLSLIKNERPNTFQNTACSVE from the coding sequence ATGAAACGATTGAACCGCGAGACGATGGCGCATTGGCTGGCAAACGCTCGGCCTGGAGCGCCGGTGTATCTTGTGGGCATCGGCGGATGTGGGATGAGTGGGTTGGCGCATTTACTGCTTGATGCGGGCTTTGCGGTTCGCGGATCCGATTTGCGGGAAAACAAAGAGGTGCGCCAACTACGCGAGCGCGGCGCAGGAATTTTCATAGGCCATGCGCCGGAACAACTTCAAAACGCCCAACCCGAGCTTGTCGTTTATAGTTCGGCTATTCGCACAAATAATCCGGAGTTATCCGTAGCCGAAGCATTAGGCGCACCCGTTGCCCGCCGAGCCGTGTTGCTGGCGGCACTGGCGCATCGGTGCCGGAGTGTTTGCATTGCGGGCATGCACGGAAAAACCACCACCACGGCTCTGTTGGCGCATGCGTTGGAGGTCATTGGAGCGACTCCGGGCTTTGCGGTCGGGGCGTTGGCGCCGCAACTGGGCCGCCACGCGCGGGGAGGGGAGCGTGAGGGCGGCGATTCTTTTTTTGTGGTGGAAACCGACGAGAGCGACGGCACGCTGCGTGAGTTTTATCCGCATCAATCCATCGTGCTCAATATCGATGAGGAGCATCTTGATTTTTATTCAGATTTCAAAGCGGTGTGCGATGAGTTCAGCACGTTTGCGGAGCAGACGAGTGGCACGCTGTTTTATTGCGCCGATGACCCGAGGTTGGAGGAACTGTACGGCGACCGGCCGGAAGCGGTAACATTTGGGTTCGATCCATCGGCCAATTATCGCGCCCAAATTCAGCCGGACCACAGCTTTACGGTTTGGCGGGGTACGGTAAATTTAGGTGAATTTACCATTCGGTTGATTGGCGAAAAAAATATTTCCAACGCTGTCGCCGCAATTGCCTTTTTACATCACAACGGATTTGCTGAGAGAGAAATTAACAGGGCCGTCGCGGGGTTTCGGGGCGTGGAACGCCGGCAACAGGAAATTTTTTGTGATGATCGCTTCCGCATTTTTGATGATTACGGGCATCATCCTCGGGAAATCACCGCGACGATCCGCGCGATTAAGGAACATTGCGGCGGTCGATTGTTGGTGGCTTTTCAGCCACATCGCTACTCGCGCACGCAATACTTGCTCGGCGAATTTTCAGAGAGCTTTGATGGCGCGGATTTGTTGTGGATCACTGAAGTGTACGCCGCAAGCGAATCTCCCATCGCGGAAGTGAACGGGCAACGCCTTGCTGCTGCCATCAGCAAACAAGGACAACCGGCAGTCTACGCAGACTCACTGGAAGTGTTGCGCGGAATGGTGCATGAGGCATTGCGACCGGGCGATGTGGTGGTGTTTCTGGGTGCGGGAGATATCACCGGTGTGGCGCATCAGGTGGGTGAAGATTTGAGTTTAATTAAAAATGAACGGCCAAACACATTCCAAAACACTGCGTGCTCAGTTGAGTGA
- the ftsW gene encoding putative lipid II flippase FtsW has protein sequence MRYATTILAFCVAGLLALGMVMLYSAGMATGGARYIIMQLVWGGIGLGVCFAATSVDYRILQRFALPLFVGTLVMLVLVLIPGIGIKLNGARRWFDLGPMNFQPSELAKITLLIAIAAWADEHVKKMREFRYGLLLPGAFIGLTLGLVFLGPDFGTTMLLATVCCILLFVAGTHWKYLIPPMGAGAAAISVAVMNDPVRMKRIMAFLHPEQHREGTGFQAYQAMLALGSGGSTGVGLGNGRQKLGFVPEHHTDFIFSVIGEELGVVASLLVVLAFAAIVICGLYIAWHSRDRFGMILGTGITFLIGLQAFINIGVVTSALPNKGLPLPFISYGGSSLVMMLGSVGVLLSIASRADESPPEKSEGREPAHESQKLLPETS, from the coding sequence ATGCGGTACGCCACCACCATTCTTGCGTTTTGCGTAGCCGGTCTGCTGGCGCTGGGCATGGTGATGCTCTATAGTGCCGGTATGGCCACCGGCGGCGCCCGTTATATCATAATGCAACTCGTGTGGGGCGGGATTGGATTGGGCGTATGTTTTGCCGCCACTTCCGTGGACTACCGGATTCTCCAACGCTTTGCACTGCCATTATTCGTTGGCACGCTGGTGATGCTGGTGTTGGTTTTAATTCCGGGCATCGGCATTAAACTCAACGGCGCCCGCCGGTGGTTTGATCTTGGGCCGATGAATTTCCAGCCATCTGAATTAGCAAAAATTACTCTGCTGATTGCGATCGCTGCGTGGGCTGATGAACATGTCAAAAAAATGCGTGAATTTCGGTATGGACTCCTTTTGCCCGGGGCATTTATTGGCCTCACTTTGGGTTTAGTTTTTCTGGGGCCTGATTTTGGCACCACCATGTTACTCGCAACGGTGTGTTGTATTTTGTTGTTCGTGGCCGGCACTCACTGGAAATATCTGATCCCGCCAATGGGAGCAGGCGCGGCAGCCATTTCCGTGGCCGTCATGAACGATCCCGTTCGGATGAAACGTATCATGGCATTTTTGCATCCGGAACAGCACCGCGAAGGCACCGGGTTTCAGGCGTACCAAGCCATGCTCGCGCTGGGCTCCGGAGGATCCACCGGGGTGGGATTGGGGAACGGACGGCAGAAGTTGGGCTTTGTTCCTGAACATCACACGGATTTTATTTTCTCCGTGATCGGTGAGGAACTGGGTGTGGTGGCGAGCTTATTGGTGGTGCTCGCATTCGCAGCGATTGTTATTTGTGGATTGTACATCGCATGGCATTCACGCGATCGATTTGGAATGATTCTTGGAACGGGCATTACTTTTCTAATTGGGTTGCAAGCGTTCATTAACATCGGCGTGGTGACCAGTGCACTGCCCAATAAGGGATTGCCGTTGCCGTTCATCAGCTACGGCGGATCGAGTTTGGTGATGATGCTTGGCAGTGTGGGCGTGCTGCTCAGCATTGCCAGTCGTGCAGACGAATCTCCACCCGAAAAATCCGAGGGGCGGGAACCCGCTCACGAATCCCAGAAACTGTTGCCCGAAACATCCTGA
- a CDS encoding phospho-N-acetylmuramoyl-pentapeptide-transferase has translation MFYYLSQLPEWLVANGHAQWGDWLSPLRVFQYITFRGAGAAVTALGLCWLLGPMVVRWLKRIGVRQEYEDRARADGKMTDGVSKRGVPTMGGLLIVGVIDLSALLWAQWNPLVTLTLLSMLVLCLLGFYDDYSKISQQNSEGLTEKVKLVVQFVLSATIAVYLWRLEETRQLITDVMVPFLKDPILSGPSATMVFSWAAGVGLLITVCAIMGSSNAVNFTDGLDGLAVGSVLIVSMVFFVFTYIAGHAKFAAELYVPAVSGAGELSVVCAGMMGACLGFLWFNCFPARVFMGDTGSLALGGSLGIIAVLIHQPWVLVIAGGIFVLEAVSVILQRGWYKWTRIRTGEGRRIFLKAPLHHHFQEKGWHENQVVVRFYILGILFAVLALATLKLR, from the coding sequence ATGTTTTATTATTTGAGTCAACTACCGGAATGGCTGGTTGCCAATGGCCATGCCCAGTGGGGCGACTGGCTTTCGCCGCTGCGCGTGTTTCAGTACATCACCTTTCGCGGCGCGGGCGCGGCGGTGACGGCATTGGGGTTATGTTGGCTGCTCGGGCCGATGGTGGTTCGCTGGCTCAAACGCATTGGCGTGCGGCAGGAATATGAAGACCGCGCGCGTGCGGATGGCAAAATGACCGACGGCGTGTCCAAACGCGGCGTGCCGACTATGGGCGGTTTACTCATCGTCGGCGTGATCGATCTCTCGGCTTTACTGTGGGCACAATGGAATCCGCTGGTTACCTTAACGCTGCTCTCAATGTTGGTGCTGTGTCTGTTGGGGTTTTATGACGACTATTCAAAAATCAGCCAGCAAAACAGCGAGGGACTCACGGAAAAAGTAAAGCTCGTCGTTCAGTTTGTCCTCAGCGCAACCATCGCCGTGTATCTGTGGCGGCTGGAAGAAACGCGCCAACTCATCACTGATGTGATGGTGCCATTTCTGAAGGATCCGATTCTATCCGGCCCCTCAGCCACAATGGTGTTTTCGTGGGCAGCGGGAGTGGGCTTGCTCATTACTGTATGTGCGATTATGGGCAGCTCAAATGCGGTGAACTTCACCGACGGCCTGGATGGGCTTGCGGTGGGCAGCGTGCTGATTGTGTCGATGGTGTTTTTTGTGTTCACCTATATCGCGGGACACGCAAAATTTGCCGCCGAATTATACGTGCCGGCGGTGTCCGGCGCGGGCGAACTTTCGGTGGTGTGTGCCGGAATGATGGGCGCGTGTCTTGGGTTTTTGTGGTTCAACTGTTTTCCCGCCCGTGTGTTTATGGGCGACACCGGTTCACTGGCGCTGGGCGGTTCGCTCGGCATCATAGCCGTGCTGATTCACCAACCTTGGGTGCTGGTTATTGCCGGAGGCATTTTCGTACTCGAAGCGGTTTCGGTGATCCTCCAACGCGGCTGGTATAAATGGACGCGCATCCGTACGGGCGAAGGTCGCCGCATATTTTTGAAAGCCCCGTTGCACCATCATTTTCAGGAAAAAGGCTGGCACGAAAATCAAGTGGTGGTGCGCTTTTACATCCTTGGCATATTATTTGCCGTGCTTGCTCTCGCCACGCTGAAACTCCGCTGA